The following coding sequences are from one Rattus rattus isolate New Zealand chromosome 11, Rrattus_CSIRO_v1, whole genome shotgun sequence window:
- the Rtn4 gene encoding reticulon-4 isoform X3 encodes MDGQKKHWKDKVVDLLYWRDIKKTGVVFGASLFLLLSLTVFSIVSVTAYIALALLSVTISFRIYKGVIQAIQKSDEGHPFRAYLESEVAISEELVQKYSNSALGHVNSTIKELRRLFLVDDLVDSLKFAVLMWVFTYVGALFNGLTLLILALISLFSIPVIYERHQVQIDHYLGLANKSVKDAMAKIQAKIPGLKRKAE; translated from the exons TTGTTGACCTCCTCTACTGGAGAGACATTAAGAAGACTGGAGTGGTGTTTGGTGCCAGCTTATTCctgctgctgtctctgacagtgttcAGCATTGTCAGTGTAACGGCCTACATTGCCTTGGCCCTGCTCTCGGTGACTATCAGCTTTAGGATATATAAGGGCGTGATCCAGGCTATCCAGAAATCAGATGAAGGCCACCCATTCAG ggcATATTTAGAATCTGAAGTTGCTATATCAGAGGAATTGGTTCAGAAATACAGTAATTCTGCTCTTGGTCATGTGAACAgcacaataaaagaactgaggCGGCTTTTCTTAGTTGATGATTTAGTTGATTCCCTGAAG TTTGCAGTGTTGATGTGGGTGTTTACTTATGTTGGTGCCTTGTTCAATGGTCTGACACTACTGATTTTAG CTCTGATCTCACTCTTCAGTATTCCTGTTATTTATGAACGGCATCAG GTGCAGATAGATCATTATCTAGGACTTGCAAACAAGAGTGTTAAGGATGCCATGGCCAA aATCCAAGCAAAAATCCCTGGATTGAAGCGCAAAGCAGAATGA